The Helicobacter pylori genome includes a window with the following:
- a CDS encoding ABC transporter permease → MNFFKILLMELRAIVSHKGVLLILIGAPLIYGLLYPLPYLRDIVTQQKIALVDEDNSFLSRQLAFMAQSSNELEIAFFSPSMLEAKKLLKEEKIYGILHIPSHFEANIHKQVPVTIDFYANSNYFLIYGALANAVVESINALNDEIRFKRNAQIEEAELGTDGIKIRPIALYNPSEGYLNYALSSVFIFILHQVMLIASSMFVSSRRLELAFLDKKQIALRLCARLLVFMGAFSVFVLLYFGALFSFYGIERHGSALMVFLNSSIFMLATLSLGSFLGAWIKNEAHTTQIVLISSLPLIFMMGFVWPFESLPSYLQVFVQIVPAYHGISLLGRLNQMHAEFIDVSVHFYALIAIFIVSFIGSVFKLSSLKKACENA, encoded by the coding sequence ATGAATTTTTTTAAAATCCTTTTAATGGAGTTAAGGGCTATTGTTTCTCATAAGGGCGTTTTGCTAATTCTTATAGGCGCTCCTTTAATCTATGGCTTATTATACCCTTTGCCCTATTTAAGAGACATCGTAACGCAGCAAAAAATCGCCCTTGTAGATGAAGACAATTCCTTTCTTTCCAGGCAACTAGCCTTCATGGCGCAAAGCTCCAACGAGTTAGAAATCGCTTTTTTTAGCCCTTCTATGCTGGAAGCCAAAAAGCTTTTAAAAGAAGAAAAAATTTATGGGATCTTGCATATCCCTTCGCATTTTGAAGCCAATATCCATAAGCAAGTGCCTGTAACGATAGATTTTTATGCGAATTCCAATTACTTTTTGATTTATGGCGCGTTAGCGAATGCGGTGGTGGAGAGCATCAACGCTTTAAATGATGAGATAAGATTCAAACGCAACGCCCAAATAGAAGAAGCTGAATTAGGGACAGACGGGATCAAAATCAGGCCTATCGCTTTGTATAACCCTAGTGAGGGGTATTTGAATTACGCACTCTCTAGCGTGTTTATTTTCATTTTGCACCAGGTGATGCTCATTGCAAGCAGCATGTTTGTCAGCTCCAGGCGTTTGGAATTAGCCTTTTTAGACAAGAAACAAATCGCTTTAAGGCTGTGCGCAAGACTCTTGGTGTTTATGGGAGCGTTTAGTGTTTTTGTTTTGTTGTATTTTGGGGCGCTGTTTTCTTTTTATGGGATCGAACGGCATGGAAGCGCTTTAATGGTGTTTTTGAATAGCTCCATCTTCATGCTTGCAACCTTGAGTTTGGGGTCGTTTTTAGGCGCATGGATCAAAAATGAAGCCCACACCACTCAAATCGTTTTAATTTCTTCTTTGCCCTTGATTTTTATGATGGGTTTTGTGTGGCCTTTTGAATCCTTGCCCTCTTATTTACAAGTTTTTGTTCAAATAGTGCCAGCTTATCATGGGATCAGTTTGCTAGGGCGATTGAATCAAATGCATGCGGAATTTATAGATGTTTCTGTGCATTTTTACGCGCTTATTGCGATTTTTATCGTGAGTTTTATAGGGAGTGTGTTCAAACTCAGCTCTTTAAAGAAAGCTTGTGAAAACGCTTAA
- a CDS encoding YigZ family protein, whose amino-acid sequence MKTLKNLIASKHQIKASRFLGYLMPFSDFEKTLLQLKKEHFKAAHFVTAFRYSLEGKITEGFSDDGEPKGSSGMPVLSVLRRKDLINIGLVSVRYFGGTLLGVGGLMKAYATSALLCVENAQKENALKDFVELETLSAHYSYKELDALQREIKKFSLQLSKKNFSNQSVEVEISGARENLQAFLKQNNI is encoded by the coding sequence GTGAAAACGCTTAAAAACCTCATCGCTTCCAAGCACCAGATTAAAGCGTCTCGCTTTTTAGGGTATCTTATGCCTTTTAGCGATTTTGAAAAAACCCTTTTACAATTAAAAAAAGAGCATTTTAAAGCCGCGCATTTTGTAACGGCGTTCCGCTATTCTTTAGAGGGCAAAATCACGGAGGGTTTTAGCGATGATGGCGAGCCTAAAGGGAGTTCAGGAATGCCTGTGCTTAGCGTTTTGAGGCGAAAGGATTTGATCAATATAGGATTAGTGAGCGTGCGTTATTTTGGAGGCACGCTTTTAGGGGTGGGGGGCTTGATGAAAGCTTATGCCACTAGCGCGTTATTGTGCGTAGAAAACGCTCAAAAAGAAAACGCTTTGAAGGATTTTGTGGAGTTGGAAACTTTAAGCGCTCATTATTCTTACAAAGAATTAGACGCTCTTCAGCGTGAAATTAAGAAATTTAGCTTACAATTAAGCAAAAAGAATTTTTCAAACCAAAGCGTGGAAGTGGAAATCAGCGGTGCAAGAGAAAATTTGCAAGCGTTTTTAAAGCAAAACAATATTTGA
- the hemJ gene encoding protoporphyrinogen oxidase HemJ, translating into MEFLSGYFLWVKAFHVIAVISWMAALFYLPRLFVYHAENAYKKEFVGVVQIQEKKLYSFIASPAMGFTLITGILMLLIEPTLFKSGGWLHAKLVLVALLLAYHFYCKKCMRELEKDPTRRNARFYRVFNEAPTILMILIVILVVVKPF; encoded by the coding sequence ATGGAATTTTTGAGTGGGTATTTTTTATGGGTTAAGGCTTTCCATGTGATAGCGGTCATTTCGTGGATGGCAGCGTTATTTTATTTGCCGCGCCTTTTTGTCTATCATGCAGAAAACGCGTATAAAAAAGAGTTTGTAGGCGTGGTTCAAATCCAAGAAAAAAAGCTTTATTCCTTTATCGCTTCACCGGCTATGGGTTTTACGCTGATTACAGGGATTTTAATGCTGTTGATAGAGCCTACACTCTTTAAAAGCGGGGGTTGGTTGCATGCTAAATTGGTTTTAGTGGCTTTGCTTTTAGCCTATCATTTTTATTGCAAAAAATGCATGCGCGAGCTAGAAAAAGACCCTACAAGAAGAAACGCAAGGTTTTATCGTGTGTTTAATGAGGCGCCAACGATTTTAATGATTCTCATTGTGATTTTAGTGGTTGTCAAGCCTTTTTAA
- the ubiE gene encoding bifunctional demethylmenaquinone methyltransferase/2-methoxy-6-polyprenyl-1,4-benzoquinol methylase UbiE → MKKEKHLKQEKIINMFDGIASSYDQANRLMSFGLDVKWRERACEHAFLFLENKKALRLVDVACGTGDMLVAWQKSALNCGIEFKECLGIDPSNNMLELAIKKCEELENKASFIQAQAKDLKGVENNSVDILSIAYGLRNVVERQEALKEFFRVLKPRGVLVILEFLKKDNPTWLDKISGFYTNKVLPLVGGAISKNYGAYSYLPQSIEGFLSLEGLKHELKNAGFEILRTEDSIAQISTTMLVKKS, encoded by the coding sequence ATGAAGAAAGAAAAGCACCTCAAGCAAGAAAAAATCATCAACATGTTTGATGGTATAGCCAGCTCTTACGATCAAGCCAACCGCTTGATGAGTTTTGGCTTAGATGTTAAATGGCGAGAAAGGGCTTGCGAGCATGCGTTTTTGTTTTTGGAAAACAAGAAAGCGTTAAGGCTTGTGGATGTGGCATGCGGGACGGGGGATATGCTTGTGGCTTGGCAAAAAAGCGCTCTCAATTGCGGCATAGAGTTTAAGGAATGCTTGGGGATTGACCCCTCTAATAACATGCTTGAATTGGCTATCAAAAAATGTGAAGAGCTTGAAAACAAAGCTTCTTTCATTCAGGCTCAAGCCAAAGATTTAAAAGGCGTTGAAAACAACAGCGTGGATATCCTTTCCATTGCGTATGGCTTGCGTAATGTCGTGGAAAGACAAGAGGCTTTAAAAGAGTTTTTTAGGGTGTTAAAGCCTAGGGGCGTTTTAGTGATTTTAGAATTTTTAAAAAAAGACAACCCCACATGGCTGGATAAAATCTCAGGGTTTTACACGAATAAGGTTTTGCCTTTAGTGGGAGGGGCTATCAGTAAGAATTATGGCGCTTATTCTTATTTACCGCAATCCATTGAGGGGTTTTTGAGTTTAGAGGGTTTGAAGCATGAATTAAAAAACGCAGGGTTTGAGATTTTAAGGACTGAAGATTCTATCGCTCAAATTTCAACGACCATGCTTGTTAAAAAAAGCTAA
- a CDS encoding exodeoxyribonuclease VII small subunit: protein MQDELFETEKAPQKNTKNTKNTKNAKNAPKKSFEEHVHSLERAIDRLNDPNLSLKDGMDLYKTAMQELVLAQKLLENAYLEYEKLQTPDKKA, encoded by the coding sequence ATGCAAGATGAATTATTTGAAACCGAAAAAGCCCCCCAAAAAAACACTAAAAACACTAAAAACACTAAAAACGCTAAAAACGCCCCTAAAAAAAGCTTTGAAGAGCATGTTCATTCCCTAGAGCGAGCCATAGATCGCTTGAATGATCCTAACTTGTCCTTAAAAGACGGGATGGATTTGTATAAAACGGCCATGCAAGAGTTGGTTTTGGCTCAAAAGCTTTTAGAAAACGCTTATTTGGAGTATGAAAAACTCCAAACGCCAGACAAAAAGGCTTAA
- a CDS encoding carbon-nitrogen hydrolase family protein yields MRVFALQLESFKETLMQSLFNSIPERSVIVLPEYVINPFFHHNMGLDVNEISAQSARAVEFLSQKCEELDLIVSAPVLLEERSKIYKKIAIISKESVKYYTQQRLIPYPHWDEESFFDNEKSAFKELLVFERDGLRIAPLFGFEAHFDEIWVQAKNQGVDVVLLSSVATFESNERWRLLCQMRAFCASCVVVRTNRIGAYRQIIVEENQKNEFLWKFYGDSFVALPNGTIEDSLEGKMGALSAQVDKSDIDEWAKLWHFRTIKEG; encoded by the coding sequence ATGCGAGTGTTTGCTTTACAGCTAGAGTCTTTTAAAGAAACCCTCATGCAATCCTTATTCAACTCCATACCCGAGCGGAGCGTAATCGTGCTGCCTGAATACGTGATCAACCCCTTTTTCCACCATAACATGGGATTGGATGTGAATGAAATCAGCGCGCAGTCTGCGCGAGCGGTTGAGTTTTTGTCTCAAAAATGCGAAGAACTAGACTTGATCGTCTCAGCCCCAGTGCTTTTAGAAGAGCGTTCTAAAATCTATAAAAAAATCGCCATCATTTCTAAAGAAAGCGTGAAGTATTACACGCAACAACGCTTAATCCCCTATCCTCACTGGGACGAAGAGAGCTTTTTTGACAATGAAAAAAGCGCTTTTAAAGAGTTACTCGTCTTTGAAAGAGACGGCTTAAGAATCGCCCCTTTGTTTGGCTTTGAGGCACATTTTGATGAAATATGGGTTCAGGCTAAAAATCAGGGCGTGGATGTGGTGCTTTTAAGCAGCGTGGCCACCTTTGAATCCAATGAAAGGTGGCGGCTTTTGTGCCAGATGCGCGCTTTTTGCGCTTCTTGCGTGGTGGTTAGGACCAATAGAATTGGAGCGTACCGCCAAATCATTGTAGAAGAAAATCAAAAAAACGAATTTTTGTGGAAATTTTATGGGGATAGTTTTGTGGCTTTGCCTAATGGCACTATTGAAGATTCTTTAGAGGGTAAAATGGGGGCTTTGAGCGCTCAAGTGGATAAAAGCGATATAGATGAATGGGCTAAATTGTGGCATTTTAGAACGATTAAAGAGGGTTGA
- the serS gene encoding serine--tRNA ligase, whose amino-acid sequence MIDKKLLLQDFEMVALSLKKRNHAMDDGLECLRKVITRYKKRLIELEGLQAFQNKVSKEFGIKMAQKVDTSDLKKELENNKIKLNELSKSVGELEQQIDLKLSIIPNLVDEKTPLGVSEEDNIEIKKILTPRNFTFKPKEHFELAQQNGWIDFESGVKLAKSRFSVIRGFGAKIYRALIHLMLDFNEKNGFEIIYTPALVNEKMLFGTGQLPKFKEDVFKIEDENLYLIPTAEVTLTNLYNDTIISVEKLPIKMTAHTPCFRSEAGSAGKDTRGMIRQHQFDKVELVAITHPKESDAMQEHMLESASTILKALELPHRFVQLCSADLGFSASNTIDIEVWLPGQNCYREISSVSNTRDFQARRAKIRFKENQKNQLVHTLNGSSLAVGRTMVALMENHQQADGSIHIPKALEKYL is encoded by the coding sequence ATGATTGATAAAAAACTTTTATTGCAAGATTTTGAGATGGTGGCTCTTTCTTTAAAAAAGCGTAACCATGCGATGGATGATGGATTGGAGTGTTTGCGCAAAGTCATCACGCGTTATAAAAAGCGGCTCATTGAATTAGAAGGCTTGCAAGCCTTTCAAAACAAGGTTTCTAAAGAATTTGGTATCAAAATGGCTCAAAAAGTGGACACAAGCGATCTCAAAAAAGAGCTAGAAAACAATAAAATCAAATTGAATGAGCTTTCCAAAAGCGTGGGCGAATTGGAGCAACAAATAGATTTAAAGCTTTCCATAATCCCTAATTTAGTGGATGAAAAAACCCCTTTAGGCGTAAGCGAAGAAGACAACATAGAGATTAAAAAAATCTTAACCCCCAGGAATTTCACTTTCAAACCCAAAGAGCATTTTGAACTCGCTCAACAAAATGGCTGGATTGATTTTGAAAGCGGCGTGAAACTCGCCAAAAGCCGTTTTTCTGTCATCAGGGGTTTTGGGGCTAAAATTTATCGCGCGCTCATTCATTTGATGTTGGATTTTAATGAAAAGAATGGCTTTGAAATCATCTACACGCCGGCGTTAGTGAATGAAAAAATGCTTTTTGGGACCGGGCAATTACCCAAATTCAAAGAAGATGTTTTCAAAATAGAAGATGAAAATCTGTATCTGATCCCCACCGCTGAAGTAACGCTCACTAATCTATACAACGACACCATTATTAGCGTTGAAAAACTCCCTATTAAAATGACCGCGCACACGCCTTGTTTTAGGAGCGAAGCAGGGAGCGCAGGCAAGGACACAAGGGGGATGATAAGACAGCACCAGTTTGATAAAGTGGAGCTAGTGGCTATCACGCACCCTAAAGAAAGCGATGCCATGCAAGAGCATATGCTAGAGAGTGCGAGCACGATTTTAAAGGCTTTGGAATTACCGCACCGGTTTGTGCAATTGTGCAGCGCGGATTTAGGCTTTAGCGCGAGCAACACAATAGATATTGAAGTGTGGCTGCCTGGGCAAAATTGCTACAGAGAAATCAGCTCCGTGTCTAACACGAGGGACTTTCAAGCTAGGCGCGCGAAAATCCGCTTCAAAGAAAATCAAAAAAACCAATTAGTGCACACCTTAAACGGCTCTTCTTTAGCGGTAGGCAGGACGATGGTCGCTTTAATGGAAAACCACCAGCAAGCGGATGGGAGCATTCATATTCCTAAGGCGTTAGAAAAATACCTTTAA
- a CDS encoding tetratricopeptide repeat protein, producing MLNEEQNSKGLEEKGGENRNEKEAPLKGIHSKIPSFKQALEQTLNKIKSSKEFFKQFLHNKKKLYIALGILLFLIALIVALSLLLGHKKENKQTSLQTNSATTNNETPNNTNNANSTEAEGQIENLDLPDLIGKDSLKRSGENQVDAMMKKASLLYEQGQKDEALHLFDKAASFSQGIASHNLGVIKFKEKDFNGALDLFDSSIASKENASVSAIDALVSAYHLQDEDLYYHYLKIVRDTLYKDYKKSFYSYAYALKSYYAGEYFEALSPLMHPNSNAFLKPNARLASKLFLMFKDETNAYKQLQKSANAQDELALGLLQARLGHYKQALEHLQHYLHNYPKDLNALMALELVSLKKGDTLKASEALKLASHTKEDSALANSFYPIKPTINPVFLDKERAKERFWNTRYFEGKRDFIYRLLFYYAPFKVLDSKETLGVIEEGLFLLDSEAQKDLEGASLAFKRGRLMAIADKNVLKGLKALENKQLKKALSFFDLSLKNSPNNALLHYNTGLIYAQLENYHKAYFHFLRAFHLNSADYLSAVFAILASHFTHEDTTEFLREITENFYSHDFSSPTQKALLSSLIAYLNYRTNWDMDWLKNAPKKLPFYYALEAVFAKESKDKKLMVQSFGNLKKMLPKDLISNIFYEIVSYYDASIRHTLSIYTLLDSHKISWDQTMQGPILGRHFYTYMGFMVNDLDHQERLLEQKIASLEEGEAPNDWLENLALVSLFQGQYEKASALYQNLISGLKDNEVRLKILAGLTYIAQSNYNNAALWLELGKLDDPNNENIRYALGLLYQRKGDLKSALNHFLAIKTSDFLSPYFDFEIDTNLLKERLNQEKKGEFLE from the coding sequence GTGCTGAATGAAGAGCAAAATTCTAAAGGGTTAGAAGAAAAAGGGGGCGAAAACAGAAATGAAAAAGAAGCCCCTTTAAAGGGCATTCATTCTAAAATCCCCTCTTTTAAGCAGGCTTTAGAGCAGACGCTCAATAAAATCAAAAGCTCTAAAGAGTTTTTTAAGCAATTCTTACACAATAAAAAAAAGCTTTATATTGCGCTTGGAATATTGCTTTTTCTCATCGCGCTCATTGTGGCTTTGAGTTTGTTACTAGGGCATAAAAAAGAAAATAAACAAACTTCTTTACAAACTAATAGCGCTACCACTAATAACGAAACGCCTAATAACACCAACAACGCTAACAGCACAGAAGCCGAGGGGCAAATAGAGAATTTAGATTTGCCTGATTTAATCGGCAAGGACTCCCTCAAACGAAGCGGTGAGAATCAAGTGGATGCGATGATGAAAAAAGCGAGCCTTTTGTATGAGCAAGGGCAAAAAGATGAAGCCTTACACCTGTTTGACAAAGCCGCTTCTTTTTCGCAAGGGATTGCGAGCCATAATTTAGGGGTGATTAAGTTTAAGGAAAAGGATTTTAACGGGGCGTTGGATTTGTTTGATTCTAGCATCGCTTCTAAAGAAAACGCGAGCGTGAGCGCGATTGATGCGTTAGTGAGCGCTTATCATTTGCAAGATGAGGATTTGTATTATCATTATCTAAAAATTGTGAGAGACACTTTGTATAAAGACTATAAAAAGTCTTTTTATTCCTACGCTTACGCGCTCAAATCCTATTACGCTGGAGAGTATTTTGAAGCCCTTTCGCCTTTAATGCACCCTAATTCCAACGCCTTTTTAAAGCCTAACGCACGCTTAGCGTCTAAATTGTTTTTGATGTTTAAAGATGAAACGAACGCTTACAAGCAATTACAAAAAAGCGCGAACGCCCAAGATGAGCTTGCTTTAGGGCTTTTGCAAGCCCGTTTAGGCCATTACAAGCAGGCTTTGGAGCATTTGCAGCATTATTTGCACAACTACCCTAAAGATTTAAACGCTTTGATGGCTTTGGAATTGGTGAGTTTGAAAAAAGGCGACACCCTTAAAGCGAGCGAAGCCTTAAAATTAGCCAGCCACACAAAAGAAGATAGTGCGCTAGCCAACTCTTTTTACCCCATCAAGCCCACTATCAACCCTGTTTTTTTGGACAAAGAAAGAGCCAAAGAGCGTTTTTGGAACACGCGATATTTTGAAGGCAAAAGGGATTTTATTTACCGCTTGCTATTTTATTACGCTCCTTTTAAGGTTTTAGACTCTAAAGAAACCTTAGGCGTGATTGAAGAGGGGCTGTTTCTTTTGGATTCTGAAGCGCAAAAGGATTTAGAGGGGGCAAGCCTTGCTTTTAAAAGGGGGCGTTTGATGGCGATAGCGGATAAAAACGTGCTTAAAGGGTTGAAAGCGTTAGAAAACAAGCAGTTAAAAAAAGCCCTTTCTTTTTTTGATTTGTCTTTAAAAAATAGCCCCAATAACGCGCTCCTCCATTATAATACGGGCTTGATTTATGCGCAATTAGAAAATTACCACAAAGCCTATTTCCATTTTTTAAGGGCTTTTCATTTGAACTCTGCGGATTATTTGAGCGCAGTTTTTGCGATTTTAGCCTCGCATTTCACCCATGAAGACACCACGGAGTTTTTAAGAGAAATCACCGAGAATTTTTATAGTCATGATTTTTCTAGCCCCACGCAAAAAGCTTTACTCTCTTCGCTCATCGCTTATTTGAATTACCGCACCAATTGGGATATGGACTGGCTTAAAAACGCCCCTAAAAAGCTCCCCTTTTATTACGCGCTAGAAGCGGTGTTCGCTAAAGAGAGCAAGGATAAAAAATTGATGGTGCAATCTTTTGGGAATTTAAAAAAAATGCTCCCTAAAGATCTCATCTCTAATATTTTTTATGAAATCGTCTCGTATTACGATGCGAGCATCCGGCACACTTTAAGCATTTACACCCTTTTAGATTCGCATAAAATCAGTTGGGATCAAACCATGCAAGGGCCCATTTTAGGGCGTCATTTCTACACCTACATGGGATTTATGGTCAATGATTTGGATCATCAAGAAAGATTATTAGAGCAAAAAATCGCCAGTTTAGAAGAAGGCGAAGCCCCTAACGATTGGTTAGAAAATTTGGCGCTAGTGAGTTTGTTTCAAGGCCAGTATGAAAAAGCAAGCGCGTTGTATCAAAACTTAATTAGCGGGCTTAAGGATAATGAGGTGCGTTTAAAAATCCTAGCGGGTTTAACCTACATCGCGCAAAGTAATTACAATAACGCCGCTTTATGGCTAGAGCTTGGGAAATTAGACGATCCGAATAATGAAAATATCCGTTACGCTTTAGGGTTGTTATATCAAAGAAAAGGGGACTTGAAATCAGCGCTAAATCATTTTTTAGCCATTAAAACCTCTGATTTTTTGTCGCCTTATTTTGATTTTGAAATCGATACCAACCTTTTAAAAGAGCGTTTAAACCAAGAAAAAAAGGGCGAGTTTTTAGAATAA
- the uvrD gene encoding DNA helicase UvrD codes for MDFEKSILDNLNGVQKIAASHIQGPLLILAGAGSGKTKTLTSRLAYLIGACGVPSENTLTLTFTNKASKEMQERALKLLKNQALIPPLLCTFHRFGLLFLRQHMSLLKRACDFSVLDSDEVKTLCKQLKISSFRASISQIKNGMIDLSMQDSECYKAYELYQNALQKDNLVDFDDLLLLSLKILQDNEKLAKEISERYYYIMVDEYQDTNALQLEFLKKLSFTHHNLCVVGDDDQSIYGFRGADISNILNFSKHFKGAKVVKLETNYRSSAEILACANSLISHNQHRHKKTLQSFKGSHKSVVCKEYLTQKEESLDVAYQIKALLKKGENLENIAILYRLNGLSRSIEESLNALNIPYRLIGALSFYERAEVKDALAFMHLVAKKDDRFFIKRVLNKPPRGLGKITQEWIFSLLDDENLNLEEALKLGVFKGKLNPKNEHALKQFIAMIGRLREAFEMSVEEFCARFLEETNLLKSYEKEDNYEEREGFVKELLTLLKEHFKTNPTHSLLDFLNESVLDVHNTENAQKVSCMSVHMSKGLEFKHVFVIGLEEGFFPHRGFNQESDLEEERRLAYVAITRAKEGLQLSYVQERSYFGRKISCSPSVFLEEAKLLQQDNPPKQDYQKDTPIKVGDLIRHKIFGTGRVLGVEKGLSGLCLKINCGGSVYDKISEKFVEKVDNGF; via the coding sequence ATGGATTTTGAAAAAAGCATTTTAGACAATTTGAACGGAGTGCAAAAAATCGCTGCAAGCCACATTCAAGGGCCTTTATTGATTTTAGCGGGAGCTGGGAGCGGCAAGACTAAGACTTTAACGAGCCGTTTGGCGTATTTGATTGGTGCTTGTGGCGTGCCTAGCGAGAACACTCTAACGCTCACTTTCACCAATAAAGCGAGCAAAGAAATGCAAGAAAGGGCTTTGAAATTATTAAAAAACCAAGCCCTTATCCCCCCCTTGCTTTGCACTTTCCATCGTTTTGGTTTGCTGTTTTTAAGGCAACACATGAGCCTTTTAAAACGAGCGTGCGATTTTTCGGTGCTAGATAGCGATGAGGTGAAAACGCTGTGCAAACAGCTCAAAATTTCAAGCTTTAGAGCCAGTATTTCTCAAATCAAAAACGGCATGATTGATTTGAGCATGCAAGATAGCGAATGTTATAAAGCGTATGAACTTTATCAAAACGCGCTTCAAAAAGACAATTTAGTGGATTTTGACGATTTGCTTTTGTTAAGCCTTAAGATTTTACAAGATAATGAAAAACTCGCCAAAGAGATTAGCGAACGCTATTATTACATTATGGTAGATGAGTATCAAGACACGAACGCCCTGCAATTGGAGTTTTTAAAAAAATTGAGTTTCACGCACCATAATTTGTGCGTGGTGGGCGATGACGATCAGAGCATTTATGGGTTTAGGGGGGCTGATATTTCTAACATTTTAAATTTTTCCAAGCATTTTAAAGGGGCTAAGGTGGTGAAATTAGAGACCAACTACCGCTCTAGTGCTGAAATTTTAGCGTGCGCTAACTCCCTTATTAGCCATAACCAACACCGCCACAAAAAAACGCTTCAAAGTTTCAAAGGATCGCATAAAAGCGTGGTTTGTAAAGAATATTTGACGCAAAAAGAAGAGAGCCTGGATGTGGCTTATCAAATCAAAGCCCTTTTAAAGAAGGGCGAAAATTTAGAAAATATCGCTATTTTGTACCGCTTAAACGGGCTTAGCCGCAGCATTGAAGAGAGCTTGAACGCTTTGAATATCCCCTATAGGCTTATTGGGGCGCTGAGTTTTTATGAAAGAGCCGAGGTTAAAGACGCTTTGGCGTTCATGCATTTAGTGGCGAAAAAAGACGATCGCTTTTTTATTAAGCGCGTTTTAAACAAGCCTCCAAGAGGCCTTGGCAAGATCACTCAAGAATGGATTTTTTCTCTTTTGGATGATGAAAATTTGAATTTAGAAGAAGCGCTAAAACTTGGGGTGTTTAAAGGCAAACTGAACCCCAAAAATGAACACGCTTTGAAACAATTTATCGCTATGATAGGGCGTTTGAGGGAGGCTTTTGAAATGTCAGTAGAGGAGTTTTGCGCTCGGTTTTTAGAAGAAACCAACCTTTTAAAAAGCTATGAAAAAGAAGACAATTATGAAGAAAGAGAGGGCTTTGTTAAAGAGCTTTTAACCTTATTGAAAGAGCATTTTAAAACTAACCCCACGCATTCTTTACTGGATTTTTTGAATGAAAGCGTTCTGGATGTCCATAATACAGAAAACGCGCAAAAAGTGAGTTGCATGAGCGTGCATATGAGTAAGGGGTTAGAGTTTAAGCATGTGTTTGTGATCGGGTTAGAAGAAGGGTTTTTCCCGCATAGGGGGTTCAATCAAGAAAGCGATTTAGAAGAAGAAAGGCGCTTGGCTTACGTGGCGATCACTAGGGCTAAAGAAGGATTGCAGCTCTCTTATGTTCAAGAGCGTTCGTATTTTGGGAGGAAAATTTCTTGCTCGCCTTCTGTGTTTTTAGAAGAAGCCAAGTTACTCCAACAAGACAACCCACCTAAACAGGATTATCAAAAAGATACGCCCATTAAAGTGGGGGATTTGATTAGGCATAAGATTTTTGGCACCGGGAGGGTTTTAGGCGTGGAAAAAGGCTTGAGCGGTTTGTGTTTGAAAATCAATTGCGGAGGGAGTGTCTATGATAAAATCTCAGAAAAATTTGTAGAAAAAGTGGATAACGGGTTTTGA
- the flgA gene encoding flagellar basal body P-ring formation chaperone FlgA — translation MKILILFLFCLNALFALDSNALKTEIKEAYLKEYKDLKLEIETIHLEIPERFSNASILSYELNASNKLKKDGVVFLRLENEPNLRLPVRYSVIGSMQAFKNTGAIKKDENITANNTQKERIPFGTLSNPLLEGAIGKVSAKNFIPPNTLLSADKTQALIIVRKNDIITGVYEEGQISIEISLKALENGALNQIIQAKNVESNKILKAKVLSSSKAQIL, via the coding sequence TTGAAAATTTTAATCCTTTTTTTGTTCTGTTTAAACGCGCTATTCGCCCTGGATTCAAACGCGCTTAAAACAGAGATTAAAGAAGCTTACCTTAAAGAATACAAAGACTTAAAATTAGAAATTGAAACCATTCACTTAGAAATCCCAGAGCGCTTTTCTAACGCTTCCATTTTAAGCTACGAATTAAACGCTTCCAATAAGCTTAAAAAAGATGGGGTCGTGTTTTTAAGGTTGGAAAATGAGCCTAATTTACGCCTACCGGTGCGTTATAGCGTGATCGGCAGCATGCAGGCTTTTAAAAACACAGGAGCGATTAAAAAAGATGAAAACATCACCGCTAACAACACTCAAAAAGAGCGCATTCCTTTTGGCACGCTTTCTAACCCCCTATTAGAGGGCGCGATTGGTAAAGTGAGCGCGAAAAATTTTATCCCCCCTAACACGCTTTTAAGCGCGGATAAAACCCAAGCTTTAATCATCGTGCGTAAAAACGACATTATCACTGGGGTGTATGAAGAAGGGCAAATCAGCATAGAAATAAGCCTAAAAGCCCTAGAAAATGGCGCGCTCAATCAAATCATTCAAGCGAAAAATGTAGAAAGCAATAAAATATTGAAAGCAAAAGTGTTGAGCAGCTCTAAAGCGCAAATCTTATAA